From the genome of Argentina anserina chromosome 4, drPotAnse1.1, whole genome shotgun sequence, one region includes:
- the LOC126791453 gene encoding high mobility group B protein 15 has product MEAATCNLIPYPAPLATYEVVAANPKLFMSTLEMLHAAMGTKFMIPIIGGKELDLHRLFVEVTSRGGMAKIVRDRRWKEVTAVFNFPSTATNASFVLRKYYNSLLLHYEQIYYFKAQAWNPLASDISQNPNMTPGPAPRGGTKRKSTEAQTPLLQQPQIIPEIPGAGTPAMPDNDTVSGTIDGKFDSGYLVTVTKGTQTLRGVLYQIAENPVILQGPPNYSLVVSTNNSASAVPVPHRRRRRKKSEIKRRDPAHPKPNRSGYNFFFAEQHARLKPLHPGKDREISRMIGELWNKLKESDKGVYQEKAVKDKERYRLEMEEYRETLKAAQVISDAVPLQQRYPEADASLPESESKIEENEPGESPETADESSESSFSESEK; this is encoded by the exons ATGGAAGCTGCAACCTGTAACTTAATTCCGTACCCAGCACCTCTAGCTACATATGAGGTGGTTGCAGCTAATCCAAAGCTGTTCATGTCAACTTTGGAAATGCTTCACGCTGCAATGGGAACCAAGTTTAT GATCCCTATAATAGGAGGAAAAGAGTTAGACTTGCATCGACTGTTTGTGGAGGTAACTTCCCGTGGTGGTATGGCAAAG ATCGTTAGAGATAGAAGATGGAAGGAAGTTACAGCTGTATTCAACTTCCCCTCCACAGCTACAAATGCTTCTTTTGTGCTGCgaaaatattataattcatTGCTTCTCCACTATGAGcaaatttactatttcaaaGCTCAAGCATGGAATCCGCTCGCATCAG ATATATCACAGAACCCTAACATGACACCTGGTCCAGCTCCACGGGGAGGAACCAAACGAAAATCAACTGAAGCTCAGACACCTTTGCTTCAGCAGCCACAGATCATCCCAGAGATTCCTGGAG CCGGGACACCAGCAATGCCAGACAATGATACTGTGTCAGGGACTATAGATGGGAAATTCGATAGTGGTTATCTTGTTACAGTCACTAAAGGAACACAGACGTTAAGAGGTGTACTGTATCAGATTGCAGAGAACCCAGTAATTCTGCAAGGCCCACCGAATTATAGCTTGGTGGTCAGCACAAACAACAGTGCCTCAGCTGTACCTGTTCCCCATCGTCGTCGCCGGAGGAAGAAATCTGAGATAAAAAGGAGGGATCCTGCTCACCCAAAACCGAACAGAAGTGGGTATAACTTTTTCTTTGCCGAACAGCATGCAAGGTTGAAGCCACTTCATCCGGGGAAGGATAGAGAGATAAGTAGAATGATAGGCGAACTCTGGAACAAATTGAAGGAGTCTGATAAAGGA GTATATCAAGAGAAAGCAGTGAAAGATAAGGAGAGGTACCGATTAGAAATGGAGGAATACCGGGAGACATTGAAGGCAGCTCAAGTCATCAGTGATGCAGTCCCACTACAGCAGAGGTATCCTGAAGCAGATGCTAGTTTGCCAGAATCAGAATCAAagattgaagaaaatgagccTGGAGAGTCTCCAGAAACTGCAGATGAAAGTAGTGAGAGTAGTTTTAGCGAATCAGAGAAGTGA